The genomic region tttgttatctttttaaaacattaattgatagatttgtgtgtgtgtgtgtgtgtgtgttaggTTGTTTAAAGCTTCTGCCTCCTGAAGAGCTTGAGCATCTTGATATCTTAGAGCGTAGAGACACAGCCTCTCCTGTTAAGAAACTCGTGTACCTAACCGGTACTACAGATGATTTAAGCTCTCCGGTTCGTGGGAATGGGACgcgttttaatttatttactggGAACCAGAGTTTtgatgagagagagactagTTTTCAGGTCATCACTTGGTAACTTTTTCTTCATTATTCTATGGTTTCTTGAAGTTCTTGATTTGctgaatatttgtttttttttttttggtgttgcGTTCAGGTGAGTGAGACTGTTTCAGTGCATTGTGGGTTTTTCAATGAGAATGGTGGGTTTAGGATTGGGGATGAGGATAAGAGGTTTATGCAAACTTGTCAAGTTGTAGTCTCCACGTGTGCCTTTGGTGGTGGAGATAACCTTTACCAACCTATTGGAATGTCTAAGGCATCAACTCAAAAGGTTTTGTTTGATCCCAATGCTCTTGAACTGTCTCCTTTTACATATCGAGTAACCAATCGTTAGTGGATGCGCAGGTATGCTACGTTGCGTTTTGGGATGATGTTACACTGGCGACACAGGAAGCGGAGGGTCATAAGATTGGCGAGAATGGTTACATTGGTAAATGGCGAGTTGTGGTGGTTAAGGATCTGCCTTTTACGGACCAAAGGCTTAACGGAAAAATTCCAAAGGTACCCTTCGTCTGCTTCACTGGCGCATGTTGTTCTCTTTACTGCATTAGCTGTTTTATTCACTGGATGTTAACTTGTGCTGCCTTTGTGTTTGTTTTCCCTATATCTCACTTCTGCTTATGAGTTGACATAGGTTTAGTTAAACGTATTTGATTTCATCTTGTGCCTTGTTAAATGCACTTTCCATTTTGTTTATATGTGGTTGGAGTCACCATATGTCTCTTCCTTTTCAAACCATATAGGAGTAATAACGTAAGATGCTTTTATGAAGGTTTTAATTGAATCTATTATGTTGTTGTTAGATGTTGGCTCATCGCCTTTTCCCGGAGGCTAAGTACTCTATTTGGGTAGACTCCAAGTCCCAGTTTAGAAGGGATCCACTCGGTGTATTAGATGCTCTTCTTTGGAGAACAAACTCGGTGCTCGCCATTTCTGAACATGGAGCTCGAGGTAGTGTATATGACGAGGCAAAAGCTGTCGTCAAGAAACACAAAGCCACACCCGAAGAAGTCCAAGTGCAGATAAATCAGTACCGGCATGACAAGTTACCAGAAGATAAAAGATTCAACGGGAAAAAAGGTAAAACTCTTTTTAATGATCACAGTGAGGATGAAGTTTTTCTGACAAcgaagtgtttttttttttgtgggtgTTTTCAACTTTAACAGCTTTGTCTGAAGCCTCTGTGATTGTGAGGGAACACACACCACTGACGAACCTTTTCATGTGCCTCTGGTTCAATGAAGTTGTCCGGTACACGTCGCGTGATCAGTTGAGCTTCCCATACGTTTTCTGGCGACTGGGAGTTCTCAAGAACGTCAACATGTTCCCTGTGTGTACGCGTAAAGATCTCGTCAATAGCATGGGTCATGTACGCAAGGCAAAACCGTTAGTTTAGTCTATAAAGCTGTCCCTAACTTTccaatttcatttatataatcgTTTTGGGTGTTTAGCTAGTCTAGTGGATATATAGAAATTGAACCGGTATTTATCAGAACCGAAAGTGAGCTACAGTTCAATTTCGGGAATTCAAAGTTGGTGTGGTATGTCTGAAGACTCCTTCTCACGCCGAGTCTTTTCTCTTGTTACTCAAGTTGAGTACTAGTCTTTCAGAGGTACGATCATTGGTTATGCAATCAGTCAACATTGATCAGAGGGGAGACAATATATTCTCTTGTTTAAATTTCCAAGTCTGCTCTGTTGGGTTTGAGGATCTTAACTGCACATAAGTTATATGAACTCTAATGGAAGATGCTCGTTGAAAAAGAATTGAATGAAAATATGTTCATTATTTTCTTCCCATATTGTTAAAGCCACTTGTGTAACTCTGTTCCAGTCAACGGCTTACCCTCTACTGACACTAGAAATGTGAGTCAATTCTAATATGAATGATTATTTGTACGATTAATGTCAATGGAGAGAAGGATTAAGTTCTCATGACTTTTTGTGTCATGTTTGAACTTATTGTCCGGAATGTAAGAGGTCCAGTGGTTAGTCAAAGACCGAGCCAGGCTTATATGTGAATGGGAATGGCTCAAAGAGGACTTGTAGGCTGCAGTAGGCATGATTGCCACAAACCTTTACTGTGCCGAGGAAACAGTAAGCACACTGCACACCACCAAACATGTGTTCTTTAGCTATGGAAGGGGTTAAAAATGTGATGGAATACAATTTTGACAAAAactatcaaataaattttacaatacATTAAATTCATGTtgctaaaatattataatttaaattaagaatAAAAGATTACTTTTGgattgtttaattttcttagaTGAGAACATATAATGTGGAATATGATAAAATCATGACATCGTTTGAAAATCTACAAAGTAGATGTGGATGGCAAAAAACCTTTCAGATGAGTTTATGTgaaaattttagagattttgaTGGGACAAATTATGCAACTTTTCATGATTATTTGAGttgtatttaatataaatataaatattaatatttgtatagaaaaaataaatttctaatatCTGTACTTAGCTAAGAAAATATAGTATTAAACGGAATGAATAATTACTATAATCTAAAACGGTTGAGATTTAatggattttataaaataagcaAAGGATTGTTGGTGATTTGATATCTCTAAAGTGAACGTTTCACAAAGTATTTGGCAAATGAACTATAGACTCCTGAATCCTGATCATGGCGTCGAGAAAGGAGCTCAAATTAATCACGCTAACAAACATTAATCAATCATACATACAGAAAAACTTGTCACAAGCTGGTTTACAGACCAAACTTAATGTTGATAAAACATAGGATTAAGATAAAACGTTCCATGTTGAATTTCACATTTGTGTAAAAGAAAGCGATGTCAAATAATGGAACCTAGCTAGTGCCAGTTGCACAAGTACTGTTAAATCTTTGGAGATTTTGCATACATCCGTAACTTGAATGAAATGAGAAAGAGTCGTGCAATTACAAAACTCAATttcaatttgaatttttttgtctttagtatttttattgCATTGTAGGCCATACTATTAGATTGTGAGTAAAGGTTATCGCTCGTATCATGATGATAAAGACTTCTATGATTATCTAAATCGTAGctggaaaaattattttcttcctAAGTTAATTTTTTGGCTAAAAAggttaatttaattatattctCTAACAAGAGAAGATCAATACTCACTcaacaacaaataaataataacaggCTGGATAAGAGTAATTATTAACTGGAACATATAGGCACATGTTtcattttgttatttgtatcgcacttcttttttttttttttttgaaaataggCTTATATTTATAAGTATCGCACTTCTTTTATAGAAGTAAATGTGGCTATTACATTTTTTTGGCTATTTggttatttattattatataattcatGAATGATaacattatttgaatataacaGCTATCTATGAGATCAacctaaaatacttaaaaaaaagatatcaataCATTATCACATCACATACTTAAATTTAACTGGAGTTGCCTGATAACCATAAAATGGAAGTTGACGGTTTCTCAGAGTGAAGTAATTTAATATTCGCATTCAGTATTCATTTTTGATATCACAAATTTGTATATTGTATCTTGcacttaattttataaaaaatatagaggAAATACATACCATTTGTGATatatgattttgaaaaattaggtgtaatgtatatgtttttttttcttaaaaaatgtaATGTATATGTTTTTAGTTCAAACAGTTAACATAGTATACAAGATATGTTAAGGAACACACATGCCTAGAAACAGATACCAAATGAGTACGTAGCATGCATTTGATAGTAAATTAACAAACGACACTTAACACTGTACtaatagaaaaaaatgtaagaaaCATACATGCGTAGAAATAGATACCAAAAAGGTACTAGTTTAGAGGTGTTCTAAGAGCATGTACAATGGTGGTATACTAGTGgttttcttaattaataaaaaaataaaaataatgaaacaatacaaaatttgcttttaaaaaaGGTACGTATTATGCACTAAATAACAAATGACACCAAGCATTGATTTGTTATGATATACACAGTTATGTGTGAAGTGTTCGAATTTAATTAACTTCATACTTATGGAAACacataaaaagaagaaacaaatggTACATAATGATTGAACCAGTAAAATTCCCGAGTTTTACTAAGAAAAAGAGTAACTGCCGGGGAAAAAGTGATTTAAGTGTAGTGttgtagatttttatttttaatcaatacatatatatagacaATTCCCAAGAATAGGGCACAAAAACAGTAACGTCAGGCTAGTCATTTACGGCGGAGAAACAGTGAAAACCAGAAATAGATTGGGCTTATGCagaatattagaaaaaaatcttacaaaGGATCTTCAGCATGGCACAAAGAATACCGTCAGGattggatctcataggacggctcagggTAATGCAGTCAGACATAAATTCTTATAAAGCAGATAGAATGGTCAGCTAtaatatcgtctatgtaatgtttctcGTTGTTTCTAACAGCATAATaaacccgacaaaaaaaaagattgggcTTATGCAAGGAGAATTGAGCATTGTAGATAAATTGTCGCACCTTTCTGTAAAATGTAACTGTAGATGAACAATACATGCGGAAACATATACATCACAAAAATCACCctaaatacattaaaatattaacagtttatataatattaaacatagGGATATAGATTTAAAGAGTTAAGTACCCGATTATATCAAAACGAATATGATATTGATTTGTGATTGTTTGTCTTTTTTGTATACTTAACGGATCATGGGATTAGACTTCACACCTTATTCACATTTTCAGTTTTTACTTATTCTTTTCAACCAATTTTGTCTTCTTCTGTAGAGGAAACTTCCCATGTCGATCCAAAGTGAGAAAGGGACAAAGCTTTTATTTCATCTTTACAAAAATGGACAAAAGTTTGTATCAGGCGTATCCACGTAAAGTTAATGCTAAATTCACGCGTccaaaaaacattttattttttatttcctcaATTCCATTTTGATCTTCATTTTAGATAAGTGAACACAATGGCAGAACCACATACAACAAAATGGGGGCAATGAACCCAACAAGATTAAACAAATTGGTGTAACTTAAagcctaatctatatgatgcttgcacttatatattttagtttaatctCTATGTTCCCCAACAAAACTATTTTCTACCTCTGCTAATGAGTGtgcacatattttttttttaattttgtatatttatctAACTATATTTCAAAAACTAGAAAACTACActagaaaatataaagatatcatataatatataaaattaataaatacaacATTTAAGTtccaaaatgatatttattttaaaacaaaaattttatgtTACAAtgacaactaaaataaaatggaGTGAGTAACTTTTTTGAAACTTATGTTTGGTGGGTTTCGATAGATTAATCTATCTAAGAGCATCTCTATTAGTGAATTCCCCCTTGGAGTTCACatggattttttaatatttttctggTGGAACCGTGAATAGTGATGAACCTGTATTTATTTTGCGGTTTCATTAGTGAACCTGAATATGAGGTtcttaagaataaaataatatattttaatttttttgtaaagtttttatttaatagaaatTTTTATCTACTAATAATAGGAATCCCAAACAAGGTTGaaaagttatgaatttttatagaaattttattttttgttaaaaattgtgtcttttcattatttgtttaaatatttgtgtattagttagtatttaaattgaaaacatgtaattatttaaatgaaaagttgtgactattcatatatgtatcatttcaaaataactacttttaaattgaaaatatatgactatttaaattgaaaaattgcaactattcatataattatcattttaaaataactacatttaaattaaaaaattgtgactattcatatatatagaaagttgcatctcttaattttttgtacaaatatttatgtatttttgtttttattatgcttttatctatttattaatgtttcataaatatttgtaactttttatatctaaaaatcagtgtattaaaatgaaaaattaaatctTCTTTGAGTTTTATACATGAAAGTTTCATCTCCTATATGTTTTACATGAAAAAACCCTAACATTGTTGAAAAGTTGtgtatttttgaataaattttatttcttgttaaaatttatatattttcattatatattaaggtgtgtctttttattgtttgtttcaAGAGTTGTGTATaagttagtatttaaattttatacaaatatgtttgttttcaaattttcatattacacatatctaatgattttgtatattacACATATCTAATGATTTCAAATTTGCATATTacaaatatgtttgttttcaaatttgcaTATTACACATATCTAATGATTTTGTAATACTAACTAAATCAAATTAGTTTAAGAGGCGTTCGTACTTCTTCGTTGACGACataataaaagatatatttttatttaaaaatattttaatctttcaaaagatattttttatttattataaagttatataatttaaattttagagtaacttacttaaattaataaaagatgTATAAATGTTTTggtataaaaacatataattatttatacagTATTTTCACTCTATATTCAGACTTTTtgtggaatgtcataagactttcttGGAGTGTTCTAAGAAGCTCTtaaactgtatttgaacgtcacAACCGTATCCATTGGTTTGTTTCGAAGCAATTttgagagattttggagttatttaaatgcataactgcacataattttcagaatttccagagttttatgaacttgatgtgatcgtcattaccctgcCCACATGTGCATTTTAAGcaactttgggagattttgaattttttgaaatgtataattgcacagaatcttcagaattttatctattgattgAGAACTAATTATTGTGatattgagctcatcttttcagaaacagtaaacattttgattaactttctaatgccaccagtttgaagACAATCGGatccttagtcaaaagttttgataattttactgaagagtggtcgtttgacgaaaaggaaacttaatatcctaagccatctgtcataagacttctttggaaagTCATAAGACtcctttggaatgtcataagacttctttagAATGTCATGAAACATtcataaactgtatttaaacgtcattaccctatccactggtttgtttcgaacaattttgagagattttggagttatttaaatacataactatacaaaattttcagaaagttcaaaaatttcagatttttatgaacttaacaagttatgatagttttactgaagagtggtcgtttaacgcacgaagaagaaacttaatatcgTAAGACATCtatggacattgcacataaggttgtggaatatcACACATCCTTAAAATGTCATAAGACTtatttggaatgtcataagactttcttGGAATGTCCTGtgacgttcctaaactgtatttgaacgtcattactgtatccactgGTTTATTTCGAACAATTTAGGGAGATTTTAGAgttattaaaatacataactatacaaagttttcagaattttcagaaatttcagtgttttatgaactttatgtgatcgtcattaccaTGCCCACTGATACGTTTTAAGCAACTTTGgaagattttgagttttttttgtaatgtataattgcacataatcttcaaaattttatctattgatagagaactagaTATGGTGAAATTaagctcatcttttcagaaacggtagagattttgattagctttctaatgccaccagtttgaggtcaatcggggttcttagtcaaaagtttttataattttactgaagagtggtagTTTGACGCACGAAGAGGAAACTTAAGATCGTAAGccatatgtggacattgcacatatgGTTGTGGAATAtaagcagacatccttggaatgtcataagacttcatTGGAATGTCCTCaaacgttcctaaactgtatttgagcatcattaccctattttggtttgtttcagacaattttgagagattttaaagttatttaaattcataactgcacaaaacattcaaaattttcagaaatttcagagttttatgaacttaacaatgccaccagtttgaggtcaatcggagtccttagtcaaaagttatgatagttttactgaagagtggtcgtttgacgtacgaagaagaaatttaatatcttaAGATAtttgtggacattgcacataaggttgtggaatgtcaccagacatctttggaatgtcataagacttctttggaatgtcataaaaCTTCGTTGGAATGTCCAGAGACCTTCCTAAACTgcatttaaacgtcattaccctatccactggtctgttttgagaaattttgggagattttagagttatttaaatgcataactACACATAATCTTCAGAATTTTATCTACTGATAGAGAACTAGCTAGGGTGATTTTGAGTTCATCTTCTCAcaaacggtagagattttgattatcttaacaatgccactagtttgaggtcaatcgagTCCATAGTcaagagttataataattttactgaaaagtgGTCATTTGACGCacaaagaagaaacttaatatcctaagacatatatggacaatgcacataaggttgtggaatgtcaccatacatctttggaatgtcataagacttcttggaatgtcataaaacttctttggaatgtcataagacttccttgaaaTGTCCTcagacgttcctaaactgtatttgaacgtcattactgtgtccactggtttgtttcgaacaattttgggagatttgagagttatttaaaaacataactgcacaaaattttcagaattttgaagaatttttgagttttatgaacttaacaatgctaccagtttgaggtcaatcggggtccttagtcaaaagttatgatagttttattaAAGAGTGGTCGTTAAACGCACgaagaagaaatttaatatattaaaacatatgtggacattgcacataagatTGTGGAGTGTCActagacatccttggaatgtcataggacttctttggaatatcataagacttccttaAAATGTCCACAGACGTTCCTAATtatatttgaacgtcattactgttTCCACTGGTTTGCTTCCAACAattttggtagattttggagttatttaaatacataactgcacaaaattttcagaatttttagaaattttagggttttatgaactttatgtgatcgtcattgCCCTGCCCACTGGTACGTTTTTAGCAACTTTGGGAGATATTTAAACGTCATAAGACTTCcatggaatgtcataagacttccatggaatgtcataagacttccttgaaaTGTCCTAATACGTtcataaactgtatttaaacgtc from Raphanus sativus cultivar WK10039 unplaced genomic scaffold, ASM80110v3 Scaffold3211, whole genome shotgun sequence harbors:
- the LOC108847154 gene encoding probable hexosyltransferase MUCI70, which produces MFSNSVSISMSDDEESNETNRIRPTRTRRKRKKPGHRTTFGELPRYLLRLLLRYWIVLVFLLALGLLLFESTRIGSKPELKKSPDSIPDKKNEGNLNRLDPTTKVIGGVRQRCLKLLPPEELEHLDILERRDTASPVKKLVYLTGTTDDLSSPVRGNGTRFNLFTGNQSFDERETSFQVSETVSVHCGFFNENGGFRIGDEDKRFMQTCQVVVSTCAFGGGDNLYQPIGMSKASTQKVCYVAFWDDVTLATQEAEGHKIGENGYIGKWRVVVVKDLPFTDQRLNGKIPKMLAHRLFPEAKYSIWVDSKSQFRRDPLGVLDALLWRTNSVLAISEHGARGSVYDEAKAVVKKHKATPEEVQVQINQYRHDKLPEDKRFNGKKALSEASVIVREHTPLTNLFMCLWFNEVVRYTSRDQLSFPYVFWRLGVLKNVNMFPVCTRKDLVNSMGHVRKAKPLV